AATTTGATGCCATGTGTCACCATTGTCATCAGATCGAAAGATACCTGAAATGGAAGGACCGCTGACAATAGCGTAAATGGTCGTCCCGAAAACGAATACCAGAACCTCGTTTTTCTCAAATCCGAGAAGAGTCCAGTGTAAACCTCCATCGTCCGATCGGAAGAGGCCTCCTTCCCTGTAAATAAGCCTTCCATATTCGCTGGTGCGTTTGACACCGGTTCCGGCAAAGAGCATACTGCCGGAACGGACCAGCGATCTGATCATATATCCCTCCAAACCTGATCTGACCCATGAGTTTCCCCCGTTGTCTGATCGTAAGATCCCATCACCCGATGTGCCGATGTATAGTCTGTCATCAGGTGTGGCCAGGATCACCTGGATAAAGGTGGTCCCGGTAGGAGCTGTGGGTTGCCAGAGGAGCTCCGGAAGCTCATTTGATTCCTCATTTTCGCCACAGCCAGTTAGAAGAGAAAGCAAAAGGGTGGTGACCATGCTTAGCTTGGCCACCGTAACACATGAGGTATAGCCCTTCCCCCTCATAGCTCTTTCTCCCATAAAGAGGCATCCCCTTATTCCAATACTACCATTTTTCGGGTAGCAGCGAATTCTCCAGCGGTTAAGTAGTAGAAATAAACCCCACTTGGCACTCTTTCTCCAAGCTCATTGCGCCCATCCCAGTGAATTGCTCGCTCTTTGGAAAAATAACATCCGGCAGGTTTCTTCCCAATATCGAGCTTCCGCACCAGCCTACCATTTGTATCGAAGATTTGCACCGACACAACCGCCTCTTTTTCAATCGCATAGGGGATCCAGGTTTCAGCGTTGAAGGGGTTAGGGAAGTTCTGCCCTAGTTCATTCCTAATAGGCTCGTTTTGATGGCTGACCGGACGAGGAGGAGCGTAGGGACCATATCCTTTTCGAGAAAAAGGACTGGGAAATGCGACGGAAACATACGCATCAGAATTGGGCGTCATGTTTCGAACCTCAACAAGCACCTGTTTTGAGGTGGTCCCATTATACACCACTTGCTCCACATTGTCTACAGTAGAAGTAGATGAAGCAAGTAGACTTCCTTTGACACCTCCTGTGTAATCGTAGAGGAACAAGTCAATGTTATCCAAATCATGAACGGTAGGTGGTTCAGGATAGTTATAATCCACCTCGCGATTCCAAACAGCAGTGATCTTTTCGCCAGGGTCTATAGAACAGGACCAATAGTATCGGTCAAAGTTCGAACCAGCTGGATTTAACCCCACTTCGTCGTAAAACCAGTGGGTCAAAGCTGCCTGAAGGTTAATATATCCCCAACCATGCTTACCGTCCCAGCCTTGTTCTCCCCAATCATCAGCTGTATTGATGAGAACTGCCTTCAGTGTCTTGGGCCAGGTAGATAGGTAATCGTAAAGCAACGCAATAGCGCCTGTGACGTGGGGAGCAGCGAAGCTTGTGCCTGAAAACGTGATATAGCCTCCGTTACCGTTTGTCCCTGTTCCGAATTTGGGGAATCCTTGAAACCAATCCCGTCGGGTCGTTGTTATATACGTTCCCGGAGCAATCACATCAGGTTTTTTCCGACCACCCGCCGGACCCACACTGCTGCTATCTGCTGCAACATCGTCACTCCGTTGTGGAGTATTTCGATTGTCCATATTAGCAACCGTT
The Candidatus Poribacteria bacterium genome window above contains:
- a CDS encoding S8 family serine peptidase; the encoded protein is GYTGDGTWDVAVVDSGVSLYHPALSAHRESGDPYISTMSNRPDQNHPDDDYGHGTAVAGIIASTDATYKGIAYGIDKIIICKVMTGGYNPVETEVWEAVDWALDASKPPYSYAHETAEIINFSAGFDTVDKYHGYSDSAKFFDAVVDDLHVMVVTSAGNYGDNIEKGNITSPGDMFNGLTVANMDNRNTPQRSDDVAADSSSVGPAGGRKKPDVIAPGTYITTTRRDWFQGFPKFGTGTNGNGGYITFSGTSFAAPHVTGAIALLYDYLSTWPKTLKAVLINTADDWGEQGWDGKHGWGYINLQAALTHWFYDEVGLNPAGSNFDRYYWSCSIDPGEKITAVWNREVDYNYPEPPTVHDLDNIDLFLYDYTGGVKGSLLASSTSTVDNVEQVVYNGTTSKQVLVEVRNMTPNSDAYVSVAFPSPFSRKGYGPYAPPRPVSHQNEPIRNELGQNFPNPFNAETWIPYAIEKEAVVSVQIFDTNGRLVRKLDIGKKPAGCYFSKERAIHWDGRNELGERVPSGVYFYYLTAGEFAATRKMVVLE